The genomic DNA GCGTCACTGTGTCAGAATAGGAACCTGCACTCTTGCTTACGTAATCAGCATTTAATATTGTTCCGCCTATAGTCACCGTCCTGGGTGATCCCGGTCCTGCGTTCGTACCTCCATCCGGGGTGAGGGTGAGCGTGTAGGGAATCTTATCAGAGCTTACAGCATCCAGTATATTTCTTTTGGTGCCATCCCAGTTTGCGCCGTTACCTGCTGCAAGCGTCTGAGTCGTACCTTTTGTACACCAAAAAGTAGTTGAGCCGGAGCCGGTGGCATCTGAAGACGATGATGGGTCAAGGGCGCCGAAGTTCAGCGTGGATGTCCCTGATACGAACTTACAGGTCCCTGTAACGCTTGCCGACACGGTCAACGTGTTGGTGCCGGATGCCAGTGCACTGCCTGCCATTGCCACCATAAACATTACCATCAACACACTTAATAGCTTTTTCATTTTTTCCTCCTATCTAATATTATCTATCAACAATGTAGTTGTTGTTAGAAAAAGTCGCAAGATGTAAAATAAATATACGGGTAAAACGATTACACAGAGACGGTCAAAATCTTTTTTATTTGCTTGTGCCCCAGTTATGTAATTCTTGGTATTACAATAACCGCTTTCCACAATAAAGTCAAGCGTTATGCGTCTCATCCCTCCTTCCAGACAGGCATGTCTGCAATCGTACACGGCTATTATATGCCATATTAATAATACATTTGTCAAGTAAATTAATGAGTTTCAATGATAGTATGAGATTATTCTTTAATGATAGTTTGTAGTAATTCTTCTTCACTGAGGATTTGTATTCCCAGCTTCTTCGCCTTCTCCAGCTTCGAGCCCGCCTCTTCCCCTGCGACGAGATGGGTGACCTTCTGGCTGATCGATGTAGCTGTTTTTCCTCCCAGTTCCTCTACCTTTTGTCTTGCCTCGTCCCTCGACATACTCTTAAGTGTGCCGGTAAAGAGAAACAGGAGCCCGTCAAGTTTTCCCTTGTCCGTTTTCCCGTATTCTATCGTGACACCGCCCGTCAGTATCCTCTCAATGGTCTCCCGGTTCTTTGTGTCGTCAAAGAATGAAGTGATGCTGTTTGCAACCTCAGGACCTATCTCGGGGATCCTGAGGAGCGCCTCCGTGTCTGCCTTCGTCAATTCGTGAATATCTCCAAAACGCTCGGCGAGGAGCCCCGCGATATGTTCACCCACGTGCCGTATGCCGAGCCCGTAGATGAACCGTCCAAAGGGCCGTCGCCGTGAGACGTTGATCGCGTCGATGATATTTTGGGCGGATTTTTCAGCCATCCTTTCAAGGCTGATGAGGTCCTCCGTTTTCAGATAGTAGAGGTCCGAAACGTCCCTGATGATCTTTTTATCGACCAGTTGCTCGACGAGCTTTGTGCCCAGACCGTCGATATCCATCGCCCTTTTCGACGCGAAATGTTCTATGCTGCCCTTGATCTGTGCCGGGCAGTTGATATTGATGCATCGCCTGATCGCCTCACCCGGCGGCCTTACGACAGGCTCATTGCAGACCGGACACGTTCCGGGCATGGAGAAGGGTTTTACATCGCGGTGTCTTTCTTCCTTTATCACCCTTATGACCTCGGGGATCACATCACCTGCCCGTGAGACCATGACCGTGTCGCCTATCATGATGTCTTTCCGTTTGATCTCGTCTTCATTATGGAGTGTCGCCCGTGAGACCTCAACCCCCCCGATCATCACAGGTCTCAGGATTGCCACGGGGGTCAGGGCGCCGGTCCTCCCGACACTGACCTCGATGTCTTCGACGACGGTGCGTTCCTCATGGGCCTCGAACTTGAAGGCTACTG from Syntrophorhabdaceae bacterium includes the following:
- a CDS encoding spore coat protein U domain-containing protein, whose amino-acid sequence is MKKLLSVLMVMFMVAMAGSALASGTNTLTVSASVTGTCKFVSGTSTLNFGALDPSSSSDATGSGSTTFWCTKGTTQTLAAGNGANWDGTKRNILDAVSSDKIPYTLTLTPDGGTNAGPGSPRTVTIGGTILNADYVSKSAGSYSDTVTLNITP
- the ligA gene encoding NAD-dependent DNA ligase LigA; this translates as RYGDRSFRYNYFPVYAILSIIKVKVNIKGTMTKDKAQKRIEELREAIEYHNHRYYVLDDPVISDAEYDALMRELQELESKYPEFISPYSPTQRVGAQPLEGFTAVPHAIPMLSLANAMTVEEVADFDKRVKKILNAGDVDYVMEVKIDGLAVELIYVNGEFLQGSTRGNGFVGENITQNLRTINAIPMRLIQSPGIPVPEHLEVRGEVYMGRKEFEALNQQKELTGEPLFANPRNAASGSMRQLDPRITAGRKLSIFCYAPGRISGIRFQTHMEFLDCLKRWGFRVNPYVKLCRNIDDILAHYQYIRDIRDQIPYEIDGTVIKVNRLDYQEQLGTVSRSPRWAVAFKFEAHEERTVVEDIEVSVGRTGALTPVAILRPVMIGGVEVSRATLHNEDEIKRKDIMIGDTVMVSRAGDVIPEVIRVIKEERHRDVKPFSMPGTCPVCNEPVVRPPGEAIRRCININCPAQIKGSIEHFASKRAMDIDGLGTKLVEQLVDKKIIRDVSDLYYLKTEDLISLERMAEKSAQNIIDAINVSRRRPFGRFIYGLGIRHVGEHIAGLLAERFGDIHELTKADTEALLRIPEIGPEVANSITSFFDDTKNRETIERILTGGVTIEYGKTDKGKLDGLLFLFTGTLKSMSRDEARQKVEELGGKTATSISQKVTHLVAGEEAGSKLEKAKKLGIQILSEEELLQTIIKE